A stretch of Paenibacillus sp. URB8-2 DNA encodes these proteins:
- a CDS encoding AEC family transporter: MVGEILLQVVLPVFILIGAGSLLQRLFRLDLYTLAKINFYYITPAAVFMSMYLSKMSASLLGMVVGFYALYIGILYILSFMLTRSLKYRTSMKAAFTNSVLLDNSGNYGMPVNDLAFHGDSLAASLQSLIMALQSLLTFTYGVISIQRAKLKGNYRVVIIGFLKMPVPYALVLGLLFHAFSVPLPLFLSKPLTYAQESMVAVALLTLGAQIVKYPLRLARLDIYLSLLLRLLAAPTIGILLVLALGIKGIPAQALIIASGMPTGVNASLLAEEYNNEPDFAAQTVLVSTLINVITITGLISLARMLG, translated from the coding sequence GTGGTAGGTGAGATTTTACTTCAGGTTGTGCTTCCTGTTTTTATTCTGATTGGCGCCGGATCGCTGCTGCAGCGGCTGTTTCGGCTGGATTTGTATACGCTTGCCAAAATCAACTTTTATTACATAACGCCCGCCGCCGTGTTTATGAGCATGTACCTCTCGAAAATGTCGGCTTCCCTCCTTGGCATGGTGGTCGGCTTCTATGCGCTGTACATAGGTATCCTTTATATTCTTTCTTTTATGCTTACACGTTCGTTAAAATACAGAACAAGCATGAAGGCTGCATTTACGAACAGCGTACTTCTGGATAATTCAGGTAATTACGGCATGCCGGTCAACGATCTGGCGTTCCACGGCGATTCCCTCGCCGCCTCGCTTCAGTCGCTGATTATGGCGCTGCAAAGCTTGCTCACTTTTACCTATGGCGTAATATCCATTCAACGGGCCAAGCTTAAAGGGAATTACCGGGTCGTCATTATCGGATTTCTGAAAATGCCCGTCCCTTATGCGCTGGTGCTGGGATTATTGTTTCATGCCTTCTCCGTGCCGCTGCCCCTGTTTCTGTCCAAACCGCTCACCTATGCGCAGGAATCGATGGTTGCCGTCGCACTGCTTACGCTTGGGGCGCAAATCGTCAAATATCCGCTTCGCCTTGCCCGGCTCGATATATATCTGAGCCTTCTGCTGCGCCTGCTTGCCGCCCCTACGATCGGCATTCTGCTCGTGCTTGCGCTCGGCATCAAGGGCATTCCCGCCCAGGCTCTGATCATCGCCTCCGGCATGCCGACCGGCGTCAACGCTTCCCTTCTGGCCGAGGAATATAATAACGAGCCGGACTTCGCGGCCCAGACCGTGCTGGTTTCGACGCTGATAAATGTCATTACGATTACCGGTTTGATTTCGTTGGCCCGAATGTTAGGGTAA
- a CDS encoding ATP-binding cassette domain-containing protein, which translates to MTDSIQSITILGGRSKSGQPEDVNLRLVPGDLVAVVGATGSGKSRLLADIEYIAQRDTPSRRCILINDQPPASELRFAWGRKLIAQLSQNMNFVMDATVAEFISMHAECRDNSFEEMGLENLIVSVVSQANRLTGEPIHPDTPLTALSGGQSRALMIADTAILSDSPIVLIDEIENAGIDRRQALDVLVQNQKIVLMATHDPILALLAHSRIVLKSGGIADVLRSDESESELLEELQKADAAIMAVREKLRRGERLEGAEFKIS; encoded by the coding sequence ATGACGGATAGCATTCAATCCATAACGATTCTTGGGGGCCGTTCCAAATCAGGCCAACCCGAGGATGTAAATCTGAGGCTGGTGCCCGGCGATCTTGTTGCTGTGGTGGGGGCAACCGGCTCGGGCAAGAGCAGGCTGCTGGCCGACATCGAATATATCGCCCAGCGGGATACGCCGAGCAGGCGCTGCATCCTGATTAACGATCAGCCGCCCGCATCCGAGCTGAGGTTCGCCTGGGGAAGGAAGCTGATCGCTCAGCTCTCCCAGAACATGAACTTTGTGATGGACGCCACGGTAGCGGAGTTTATCTCCATGCATGCGGAGTGCCGCGACAACAGCTTCGAAGAGATGGGACTGGAGAATCTGATCGTCAGCGTCGTCTCTCAGGCCAACCGGCTGACCGGGGAGCCGATTCATCCGGACACCCCGCTGACCGCGCTCAGCGGCGGCCAATCGCGGGCCCTGATGATCGCGGATACCGCCATTCTTTCCGACAGCCCGATTGTGCTGATCGACGAGATCGAGAACGCGGGGATCGACCGCAGGCAGGCGCTGGATGTTCTCGTGCAGAATCAGAAAATTGTGCTGATGGCGACCCATGACCCGATTCTGGCGCTGCTCGCCCACAGCCGGATTGTGCTGAAGAGCGGCGGCATCGCCGATGTCCTGCGCAGCGACGAGAGCGAATCTGAGCTGCTTGAAGAATTGCAAAAAGCGGACGCCGCCATTATGGCTGTCCGCGAGAAGCTGCGAAGAGGCGAGCGGCTGGAAGGCGCGGAGTTCAAGATCTCTTAA
- a CDS encoding DUF1292 domain-containing protein, whose protein sequence is MSDHKHEHGGECCGGHNHDHSHSHEHGDACGCGHDHEHEEFVLTLTNEQGEDVEMVLVETFDVADKLYALLLERENPEADGIILRMEEEEEEMVLYNIEDEAEWNAVEAAYKELVAQQG, encoded by the coding sequence ATGAGCGATCACAAACATGAGCATGGCGGAGAATGCTGCGGCGGACATAACCATGATCATTCGCATAGCCATGAACATGGCGACGCATGCGGCTGCGGGCACGACCATGAGCATGAGGAATTTGTGCTGACCTTGACGAACGAGCAGGGCGAAGATGTGGAAATGGTATTGGTGGAAACGTTCGACGTAGCCGACAAGCTCTATGCGCTGCTGCTGGAACGCGAGAACCCGGAAGCGGACGGCATCATTCTGCGCATGGAAGAAGAAGAAGAAGAGATGGTGCTTTACAATATCGAAGACGAAGCGGAATGGAATGCTGTGGAAGCGGCTTATAAAGAGCTTGTCGCCCAGCAAGGATAA
- a CDS encoding AAA family ATPase translates to MNKLVFFLGGAGAGKTTLAKALAARRKTAFFDMDILLRPAAEAIMTLHGLDPSDRDSEAYKKLCRDLGYRITMDAALDNVKLNVDSVVVGPFTKEAEDEGWIARELARIGRSLSDVEVKAVIVSLSDEKLYKERITARRSGLDDWKLRHWDDFRSSLASRTVKWPLPSSSILYFDNSGPDPDLAADAVERFVYPEE, encoded by the coding sequence ATGAATAAGCTCGTATTTTTCCTCGGGGGAGCCGGAGCCGGCAAGACCACGCTGGCAAAGGCGCTGGCAGCAAGACGAAAAACAGCCTTTTTCGACATGGATATTCTGCTGCGGCCCGCCGCGGAGGCGATTATGACGCTGCACGGACTTGACCCCTCCGACCGGGATTCCGAGGCTTACAAGAAGCTGTGCCGCGATCTGGGGTATCGGATAACGATGGACGCCGCTCTGGACAACGTCAAGCTGAATGTCGACAGCGTTGTGGTAGGCCCTTTTACGAAAGAAGCCGAGGATGAAGGATGGATTGCGCGCGAGCTGGCGCGGATCGGCCGTTCGCTGTCAGATGTCGAGGTAAAAGCGGTCATTGTCAGCCTATCCGATGAGAAGCTGTATAAGGAGAGAATTACCGCAAGACGTTCCGGACTGGATGATTGGAAGTTGCGCCACTGGGACGATTTCCGTTCCTCGCTTGCCAGCCGCACGGTAAAATGGCCGCTTCCCTCTTCCTCCATCCTGTACTTTGATAACTCCGGGCCGGACCCGGACCTTGCTGCGGACGCAGTCGAACGTTTTGTCTATCCGGAGGAATAA
- a CDS encoding ROK family protein, producing the protein MKEINQIANNSIRVKEINRELIKQALKAMKQGTKSMISQTTGLSIATCGNILNELLKTGEVIETELEVSSGGRPARRFVYNADFSYIACIYAKTRDGLLSLTYAVANSVGERVDSGYMEMKVLDAATIDHLTGTLIEKFNQIKAVGIGIPGFVHQGIINICDIKELIHVPLEALLKEKYGIEVTVENDMNLTVYGFYKNQNYDEDKTIAVATFIKGSFPGAGMIINGHIHKGNTQFAGEISFLPFGISREEQFIRLNQRDTFIPLAAHTIMSLAAVINPETIALTGDQAVPEDLEPIIKRCLDTIPEEHMPELIILDRPDEDYMNGLIAITLESLAYSLQLVEKRR; encoded by the coding sequence GTGAAGGAAATAAATCAGATTGCCAATAACTCCATTCGGGTAAAAGAGATCAACCGGGAACTTATCAAGCAGGCTTTGAAAGCGATGAAGCAGGGAACGAAATCCATGATTTCACAGACAACCGGCCTTAGTATCGCAACCTGCGGAAATATTCTCAATGAACTGCTTAAGACCGGCGAGGTTATAGAGACTGAACTGGAAGTATCAAGCGGCGGCCGTCCGGCAAGGCGGTTTGTTTATAACGCCGATTTTTCATATATAGCATGCATCTACGCTAAAACGCGAGACGGCCTGCTTTCCCTGACTTATGCGGTGGCCAACTCCGTTGGAGAACGTGTGGACAGCGGGTACATGGAGATGAAGGTCCTCGACGCAGCAACCATTGATCACTTGACCGGAACGCTCATCGAGAAGTTTAACCAGATCAAAGCGGTTGGAATCGGTATTCCAGGGTTCGTCCATCAAGGGATCATCAATATTTGCGATATTAAGGAATTGATCCATGTTCCTCTGGAGGCACTTCTTAAAGAGAAATACGGAATTGAAGTTACAGTGGAAAATGATATGAACCTGACCGTTTACGGTTTCTATAAAAATCAGAATTACGATGAGGATAAAACGATCGCCGTCGCGACCTTTATCAAGGGCAGCTTTCCGGGCGCGGGGATGATCATTAACGGGCATATTCATAAAGGAAATACCCAATTTGCCGGGGAAATCTCATTTCTGCCGTTTGGCATCTCGCGTGAGGAGCAATTCATACGGCTTAATCAGCGTGATACGTTCATCCCATTGGCGGCGCACACGATCATGTCCCTGGCTGCCGTTATTAATCCCGAGACGATTGCCCTGACCGGAGATCAAGCCGTGCCGGAAGATTTAGAGCCGATCATTAAACGCTGCCTGGATACGATTCCAGAGGAACATATGCCTGAGCTGATCATTCTGGATCGTCCGGACGAGGATTACATGAACGGCTTGATTGCAATCACACTGGAAAGCTTGGCCTATTCTTTGCAGCTTGTAGAAAAGCGGCGTTAA
- a CDS encoding GTP-binding protein, giving the protein MKLITVAGPPSSGKTSMLLRVIDWFKEQGLQAGVVKFDCVASKDDERYRAKGVPVLLGLAGNLCPDHYFVTNIEACARWGQSLELDILISESAGLCNRCSPFIRQALAVCVIDNLSGANTPTKMGPLLKQADIVAITKGDIVSQAEREVFQYQVRKVNARAEVLQINGLTGQGKERLGALLTQAQDIDTLDGRKLRFSMPAAVCSYCLGETKIGSDYQMGNVKSIAIPDVPRPEVS; this is encoded by the coding sequence ATGAAGCTCATAACCGTGGCCGGACCGCCGTCGAGCGGCAAAACCTCCATGCTTCTGCGTGTGATCGATTGGTTCAAGGAGCAGGGACTCCAAGCGGGGGTCGTCAAATTCGACTGCGTCGCGTCCAAGGATGATGAGCGCTACCGTGCCAAAGGAGTGCCGGTGCTTCTCGGTCTTGCCGGTAACTTGTGCCCGGATCATTATTTTGTTACCAATATCGAAGCCTGCGCCCGGTGGGGGCAATCGCTGGAACTGGATATTCTGATCAGTGAAAGCGCGGGGCTGTGCAACCGCTGTTCCCCATTTATCCGCCAGGCTCTGGCGGTCTGCGTCATCGATAATTTATCAGGGGCGAATACCCCGACCAAAATGGGGCCTCTGCTCAAACAGGCCGACATTGTCGCCATTACCAAAGGCGACATCGTTTCACAGGCCGAGCGCGAAGTGTTCCAGTACCAGGTACGCAAAGTGAATGCCAGAGCCGAGGTGCTTCAGATTAACGGCCTGACGGGCCAGGGTAAGGAGCGCCTGGGCGCCCTGCTGACGCAGGCGCAGGATATCGACACTTTGGACGGACGGAAGCTCCGTTTCTCGATGCCTGCCGCGGTCTGTTCCTACTGCCTGGGCGAAACCAAGATCGGGAGCGATTATCAAATGGGCAATGTCAAGAGCATTGCCATTCCCGACGTTCCCCGCCCGGAGGTGAGCTAG
- a CDS encoding ABC transporter substrate-binding protein produces MKPGTAQVKEKLPRHLLAMLPCPLKVPLEETFLHQQSSGLWSDLDPEELAFEGNANQSDFYKTVDQFHSADELPDVVITPGISSFFHPDFRTRFLDKDVFADAAGYAQNERFAEIGMKDPTGRVTLMCVNPLVIVADKAKLGDIPEPRSWSDLLNPVYRKQVTMRGHNGTFCETVLLTIGQSFGEDTLTGLGRSVRQGLHPGQMAKLAGTDNEAGTALYVMPYFYANMIRKRDKVNIIWPEEGAIASPVFLLAKRGASEAGRRLASFFTGAETAELCEQAFFPSPHPSAASSFPERKLLWMGWDLVWNRDIQTLTDAANAAFNQGFEQGD; encoded by the coding sequence ATGAAACCCGGAACGGCCCAAGTCAAAGAAAAATTGCCCCGCCATTTGCTTGCCATGCTGCCCTGTCCGCTTAAGGTGCCTCTTGAAGAAACGTTTCTGCACCAGCAGAGTTCGGGGCTCTGGTCCGATCTGGACCCGGAAGAACTCGCATTCGAAGGAAATGCCAATCAGAGTGACTTCTATAAAACGGTGGATCAGTTTCATTCCGCGGATGAACTGCCGGATGTCGTAATTACTCCGGGGATCAGCAGCTTTTTCCACCCGGACTTCCGCACCCGGTTTCTTGACAAAGACGTGTTCGCCGATGCCGCCGGATACGCGCAGAACGAGCGGTTCGCGGAAATCGGGATGAAAGATCCGACAGGCAGGGTAACGCTGATGTGCGTGAATCCGCTGGTCATCGTTGCGGACAAAGCCAAGCTTGGCGATATTCCCGAACCGCGCTCCTGGAGCGACCTGCTGAATCCCGTTTACCGGAAGCAGGTGACGATGAGAGGTCATAACGGCACCTTTTGCGAGACGGTGCTGCTAACCATAGGACAGAGTTTCGGCGAAGATACGCTGACGGGGCTCGGGCGGTCGGTTCGCCAGGGACTTCACCCGGGTCAAATGGCAAAGCTGGCGGGTACGGACAATGAGGCGGGTACGGCTCTTTACGTCATGCCGTATTTTTATGCCAACATGATCCGCAAGCGGGATAAGGTCAATATCATATGGCCCGAGGAAGGCGCGATCGCAAGCCCCGTCTTCCTGCTGGCTAAACGCGGCGCGTCCGAGGCAGGACGCCGTCTGGCTTCCTTCTTCACCGGCGCGGAGACGGCGGAGCTGTGCGAGCAGGCCTTTTTCCCATCGCCTCATCCATCGGCGGCATCCTCGTTCCCGGAGCGCAAGCTGCTGTGGATGGGATGGGACCTCGTCTGGAACCGGGATATTCAGACTTTGACGGACGCAGCGAACGCCGCCTTTAACCAAGGCTTTGAACAGGGGGACTGA
- a CDS encoding sugar O-acetyltransferase, whose product MTIKTEKEKMLNGELYHASDPQLMKEHEYARKTVRLYNQTTETETELRMKLLKELFGSTGEKLSMEPNIRCDYGYNIHVGENFYANFDCTILDVCEVRIGDNCFLAPGVHIYTATHPINPFERIAGPEYGKPVKIGNNVWIGGRAVINPGVTIGDNAVIASGAVVTKDVPDNTIVGGNPAQIIKKIEL is encoded by the coding sequence ATGACAATCAAAACCGAAAAAGAAAAGATGCTGAATGGGGAACTGTATCACGCCTCCGACCCACAACTGATGAAAGAACATGAGTATGCGCGAAAGACAGTGCGGCTGTATAATCAGACTACCGAAACCGAGACGGAACTCCGAATGAAGCTTTTAAAAGAACTGTTTGGTTCCACGGGCGAAAAATTGAGCATGGAACCCAACATTCGGTGCGATTATGGCTATAACATCCATGTCGGAGAAAATTTCTACGCCAACTTCGATTGTACGATCCTGGACGTTTGCGAAGTTCGAATCGGGGATAACTGCTTCTTGGCTCCGGGCGTACACATCTATACGGCGACCCATCCGATCAATCCATTCGAGCGCATCGCTGGCCCGGAGTATGGGAAGCCGGTCAAGATTGGGAACAATGTCTGGATCGGCGGCAGAGCCGTCATTAACCCTGGTGTTACGATCGGCGATAATGCGGTAATCGCTTCAGGAGCCGTTGTCACCAAAGATGTTCCGGACAATACAATTGTCGGCGGTAATCCGGCCCAAATAATTAAAAAGATTGAGCTATGA
- a CDS encoding MBL fold metallo-hydrolase, producing the protein MTVKLQMLGTGSAFAKNYFNTNALLLGSGYTLMIDCGITAPLAMHELGRSFEEIDAVLITHLHADHVGGLEELALSLRHKTGRKMTLLLAEALVEPLWEHTLMGGLYQEGKTTSLDDVFHVRPLRPDTNYRFSPEISVSLIATPHIPGKDSYSLLLNEDVFYSADMTFEPELLSDLVRIRGCRKIYHDCQLEGPGVVHTTLDELKSLPEDIRSRISLMHYGDEKPDYIGRTSGMDFLEQHVIYGL; encoded by the coding sequence ATGACAGTCAAATTGCAAATGCTCGGAACGGGCAGCGCCTTCGCGAAAAACTATTTCAACACTAACGCCCTGCTGCTGGGCAGCGGCTATACCCTGATGATCGATTGCGGCATTACCGCTCCGCTGGCCATGCACGAGCTGGGGCGTTCCTTCGAGGAGATCGATGCCGTACTGATTACGCATCTGCATGCCGACCATGTCGGCGGACTGGAAGAGCTTGCACTGTCGCTGAGGCATAAAACGGGCCGTAAAATGACTCTTTTGCTCGCTGAAGCGCTCGTCGAGCCTTTATGGGAGCACACCCTGATGGGCGGGCTGTACCAGGAGGGCAAAACGACTTCGCTCGACGATGTCTTTCATGTCCGTCCCCTGCGCCCGGATACGAATTATCGCTTCTCGCCTGAAATTAGCGTCTCTCTGATCGCAACACCCCACATACCCGGCAAAGACAGCTATTCGCTGCTGCTGAACGAGGATGTATTTTACAGCGCCGATATGACGTTTGAGCCTGAGCTTCTATCCGATCTTGTTCGAATCCGCGGCTGCCGCAAAATTTATCACGATTGCCAGCTGGAAGGGCCTGGTGTCGTTCATACGACCCTGGATGAACTGAAGAGTCTTCCCGAGGACATCCGCAGCAGAATTTCCTTGATGCATTACGGTGACGAGAAGCCGGATTACATCGGGCGGACGTCAGGAATGGACTTTCTGGAGCAGCATGTGATTTACGGACTATAA
- a CDS encoding DUF3892 domain-containing protein — translation MVNGGRERFVAVQKNGDGDLTSFQTSTGRMLSYEQALQEIQAGAIAGVNVFKGKDGAPHIRGDADGDPTNNLDQLPLF, via the coding sequence ATGGTGAACGGAGGACGGGAACGTTTTGTGGCGGTTCAAAAGAACGGTGACGGAGATTTGACCTCGTTTCAGACTTCAACGGGCCGTATGCTGAGCTATGAGCAGGCGCTGCAGGAAATTCAGGCCGGAGCGATAGCCGGTGTCAATGTGTTCAAAGGCAAGGACGGAGCCCCCCATATTAGAGGGGATGCCGACGGCGATCCGACCAACAATCTAGATCAGCTTCCGCTGTTTTAA
- a CDS encoding copper amine oxidase — MNKRWRKVAVCVLAFSLMGGSMLFADSVYQKVRVWSNGKELSDGGYLIDGKTYIPAREIDGLVIWSDSGKVKILKPNVHISLFKGDTIFGNVNVGKLKFKALCQVDSLTDDIAGVKISITDPSGNVKDLDSRDLDSGQKDNFWFSTKEITYDFKESGKYRFGFYMKATRNGDYSLVSEKVITALD, encoded by the coding sequence ATGAATAAGAGATGGAGAAAAGTGGCTGTATGCGTTTTGGCATTTTCCCTGATGGGAGGTTCGATGCTGTTTGCCGATTCCGTCTATCAAAAAGTGCGCGTATGGAGCAACGGCAAGGAATTATCCGACGGAGGGTATCTGATCGATGGAAAAACCTATATACCCGCTCGGGAAATCGACGGGTTGGTGATTTGGAGCGACTCCGGCAAGGTGAAGATTCTTAAACCGAATGTGCACATATCCTTGTTCAAGGGCGATACCATTTTTGGGAACGTCAATGTGGGCAAACTGAAATTTAAAGCGCTGTGCCAGGTGGACAGTCTGACTGACGATATTGCAGGCGTCAAGATTTCGATTACCGATCCTTCCGGCAACGTCAAGGACCTTGATTCCCGGGATTTGGACAGCGGGCAGAAGGACAACTTCTGGTTCTCGACGAAAGAAATCACGTACGATTTTAAGGAGAGTGGCAAATACCGGTTTGGCTTTTACATGAAGGCGACTCGAAACGGTGACTATTCGCTCGTGTCCGAGAAGGTTATTACTGCGCTCGATTAA
- a CDS encoding GNAT family N-acetyltransferase, with translation MAAEIVRVTTEEQLQQGLDIRKKVFVEEQKVPMEEEIDRYDAIGPDAYHLLIVDDGVPVATGRLTYYREGTAKMQRIAVLKEYRVKGYGRVLLLALEELARELGLETSILDGQCQAESFYRKLGYEVISEKPFYDAGILHVRMQKKL, from the coding sequence ATGGCGGCGGAGATTGTGCGCGTTACAACAGAGGAGCAGCTGCAGCAGGGGCTGGATATCCGCAAAAAGGTATTTGTAGAAGAACAAAAGGTTCCTATGGAGGAAGAGATCGACCGTTATGATGCGATTGGCCCGGATGCCTATCACCTGCTGATCGTTGACGACGGGGTTCCCGTTGCCACAGGAAGATTGACATATTACAGAGAGGGCACTGCAAAAATGCAGCGGATCGCCGTGCTAAAGGAATACAGAGTCAAAGGCTACGGACGGGTGCTGCTGCTGGCGCTGGAAGAGCTGGCCCGGGAGCTCGGACTTGAAACGTCCATCCTTGACGGACAGTGCCAGGCCGAATCGTTCTACCGCAAGCTCGGTTACGAGGTTATCTCCGAGAAGCCTTTCTATGATGCCGGGATATTGCACGTACGGATGCAAAAAAAATTATAG
- a CDS encoding NAD(P)-dependent malic enzyme: MNVEEIMLLHQGGKLETTLKHPIESMEDLAKVYTPGVAKVCQAIASDEDKAYELTTKKNTVAVISDGTAVLGLGDIGPRAAMPVMEGKAALFKQFADVDAVPICLDTKSTEEIIAIVKALAPTFGGINLEDISSPRCFEIERRLKEELDIPVFHDDQHGTAIVVLAGLLNALKVVDKDIKDVKIVVNGCGAAGISVAKMLLGAGAENLIGVDREGAINRQNVYDKPHWTEFAELSNPNLEQGSLSDCIKGADVFIGVSAPNVLKVEDVQNMAKDPIVFAMANPTPEIDPALAAPYVKVMATGRSDYPNQINNVLCFPGIFRGALDCSASDINDEMKLAVAEAIASAVDASELNEHFIIPNAFDKRVVECIRKAVAEAAIRTGVARKNLLTTVY, translated from the coding sequence ATGAATGTGGAGGAAATCATGCTGCTTCATCAAGGCGGCAAACTGGAAACAACATTGAAGCATCCGATCGAATCGATGGAGGATCTGGCCAAGGTCTATACGCCGGGTGTAGCCAAAGTATGTCAGGCCATCGCTTCGGACGAGGATAAAGCATATGAGCTGACTACCAAAAAAAATACAGTAGCGGTCATCAGCGACGGTACGGCGGTATTGGGACTTGGCGACATCGGCCCGAGGGCTGCCATGCCTGTCATGGAAGGAAAGGCGGCTCTGTTCAAACAATTTGCCGATGTGGACGCGGTCCCGATCTGCTTGGACACGAAGAGCACGGAAGAGATTATCGCGATCGTCAAGGCGCTCGCTCCTACGTTTGGAGGCATCAATCTGGAGGATATTTCTTCTCCCCGCTGCTTCGAAATTGAGCGCCGCCTCAAGGAAGAGCTGGACATTCCGGTGTTCCACGACGATCAGCACGGTACGGCCATTGTTGTGCTGGCAGGCCTGCTTAACGCGCTGAAGGTGGTAGACAAAGACATAAAGGATGTCAAAATTGTCGTGAACGGCTGCGGCGCGGCAGGCATATCGGTGGCGAAGATGCTGCTGGGCGCAGGCGCTGAAAATCTGATCGGCGTCGACCGGGAAGGCGCCATTAACCGCCAGAACGTGTACGACAAGCCTCATTGGACCGAATTTGCGGAGCTGAGCAACCCCAATCTGGAACAAGGTTCTTTGTCCGACTGCATCAAAGGCGCGGATGTATTTATCGGGGTGTCGGCGCCGAATGTGCTGAAGGTCGAAGATGTTCAGAATATGGCTAAAGATCCGATCGTATTCGCAATGGCAAATCCGACGCCGGAGATTGATCCCGCTCTTGCGGCTCCATATGTAAAGGTTATGGCAACGGGTCGCTCCGATTATCCGAACCAGATTAACAATGTGCTCTGCTTCCCGGGCATATTCAGAGGAGCTTTGGACTGCAGCGCCAGCGACATTAACGATGAAATGAAGCTTGCGGTTGCGGAAGCGATCGCGTCGGCAGTCGACGCTTCTGAGCTGAATGAACATTTTATCATTCCTAACGCTTTCGACAAGCGGGTTGTAGAATGTATTCGTAAGGCGGTAGCCGAGGCGGCAATCCGAACCGGAGTTGCGAGAAAAAATCTGCTGACCACCGTGTACTAA